One window from the genome of Pseudomonas frederiksbergensis encodes:
- the lapD gene encoding cyclic di-GMP receptor LapD: MSLFKQLLIAICLFLVVAFSGSFMVSLESSRTQYVNQLRSHAQDAATALALSLTPNIDDPAMVELMVSSIFDSGYYASIRVVDVTTDKTLVERTGTPDAGNVPQWFIKLIGLEPAGGDAIVSRGWEQAARVEVVSHPMFALAKLWQSALGSLGWLLLCGAVSAVLGALLLRRQLKPLDYMVHQSHAIARREFLSLPELPRTPELRRVVQAMNQMVEKLKALFQEQAERSEKLRVESYQDNLTGLANRRYFEMQLHARVSNPEQASSGYLLLLRVRDLAGLNQRLGGQRTDQLLKAVGEQLSRECARYPETHNLVTRIRGGEFAVLAPGLVREEALQLAQNLEGALASLHATGATDVASVASIGLAPFVHGDSPQAVLQLGDQALAQAESQGEPGWACLEHSASASVGDDHHAWHNLLDRALSDQGFELYFQPVVAAQDTQVVLHYKVLSRLLDEQGQTIPAGRFLPWLERFGWTSRLDRLMLEQVLKQMAGHEQSLALNLSSATLADPQALNKVFEILRAHSNLGSRLTLEIGEEQLPEQAVLEQLTRQLRELGFSLSLQRFGGRFSMIGNLSRLGLAYLKIDGSYIRAIDQESDKRLFIEAIQRAAHSIDLPLIAERVETEGELAVIREMGLFGVQGQLVGEPRRWG, from the coding sequence ATGTCCTTGTTCAAACAGCTGTTGATCGCTATCTGTCTGTTCCTGGTGGTTGCCTTCAGCGGCAGCTTCATGGTCAGCCTGGAGAGCTCGCGGACCCAGTACGTCAATCAGCTGCGTTCCCATGCCCAGGACGCGGCCACGGCGCTGGCGCTGTCATTGACGCCGAACATCGATGACCCGGCGATGGTCGAGCTGATGGTCAGCTCGATCTTCGACAGCGGCTACTACGCAAGCATCCGCGTGGTCGATGTGACGACCGATAAAACCCTGGTCGAGCGCACCGGCACCCCTGATGCGGGCAATGTACCGCAGTGGTTCATCAAGCTCATCGGCCTGGAGCCCGCCGGCGGGGATGCGATCGTCAGCCGCGGTTGGGAGCAGGCGGCGCGGGTCGAAGTGGTCAGTCACCCGATGTTCGCCCTCGCCAAGCTCTGGCAAAGCGCGTTGGGCAGCCTGGGCTGGCTGTTGCTGTGCGGCGCCGTGAGCGCGGTGCTGGGCGCCTTGCTGCTGCGTCGCCAACTCAAGCCCCTGGATTACATGGTGCATCAGTCCCATGCCATCGCCCGACGTGAATTCCTGAGTCTGCCGGAGTTGCCACGCACGCCTGAACTGCGGCGCGTGGTGCAGGCGATGAACCAGATGGTCGAGAAGCTCAAGGCGCTGTTCCAGGAGCAGGCTGAGCGCAGTGAGAAATTGCGGGTGGAGTCCTACCAGGACAACCTTACGGGGCTGGCCAACCGGCGCTATTTCGAGATGCAGTTGCATGCCCGGGTGAGCAACCCGGAGCAGGCCAGTTCCGGTTACCTGTTGTTGCTGCGGGTCAGGGACCTCGCCGGTCTGAACCAGCGGCTGGGCGGGCAGCGCACCGACCAATTGCTCAAGGCCGTGGGCGAGCAGCTGTCGCGTGAATGTGCCCGGTATCCCGAAACCCACAATCTGGTGACGCGTATTCGTGGCGGCGAGTTTGCCGTGCTGGCACCTGGGCTGGTGCGCGAGGAAGCGCTGCAATTGGCACAGAATCTGGAAGGCGCGTTGGCGAGCTTGCACGCCACTGGCGCGACCGATGTGGCATCGGTGGCGTCCATCGGGCTTGCTCCGTTCGTGCATGGCGACTCGCCGCAAGCGGTGCTCCAGCTCGGCGACCAGGCGCTGGCCCAGGCCGAAAGCCAGGGCGAACCGGGCTGGGCCTGCCTGGAACACAGCGCGTCAGCCAGCGTGGGCGATGATCATCATGCTTGGCACAACCTGCTCGACCGGGCCCTGAGCGATCAAGGCTTCGAACTGTACTTCCAGCCGGTGGTGGCCGCCCAGGACACCCAAGTCGTGCTGCACTACAAAGTGCTTTCGCGGTTGCTTGACGAGCAGGGCCAGACCATTCCCGCCGGACGATTCCTGCCGTGGCTTGAGCGCTTCGGCTGGACGTCGCGCCTGGACCGCTTGATGCTCGAACAGGTGCTCAAGCAGATGGCCGGGCATGAACAGTCCCTGGCGCTCAACCTGTCATCCGCGACCCTGGCTGATCCCCAGGCGTTGAACAAGGTCTTTGAAATCCTGCGGGCCCACTCAAACCTTGGGTCGCGCCTGACGTTGGAGATCGGTGAAGAACAACTGCCCGAGCAAGCGGTGCTGGAGCAGTTGACCCGGCAGTTGCGCGAGCTTGGCTTCTCCCTGAGCCTGCAGCGTTTTGGCGGGCGATTCAGCATGATTGGTAATTTGTCGCGGCTGGGGTTGGCTTACCTGAAGATCGATGGCAGCTACATCCGGGCCATTGATCAGGAGAGCGATAAGCGGCTGTTCATCGAGGCGATTCAGCGTGCTGCTCACAGTATCGACCTGCCGTTGATTGCCGAGCGGGTGGAGACGGAAGGGGAGTTGGCGGTGATTCGTGAGATGGGGTTGTTTGGGGTGCAGGGGCAGTTGGTTGGGGAGCCTCGGCGTTGGGGGTGA
- the lapG gene encoding cysteine protease LapG → MLGGLRADWDFAQISRRAQALYGPLGEGQQRIDAWQQLLATQKQIPELAQLKVVNLFFNKQVRYVEDIDLWREVDYWETPIQALWKGAGDCEDYAIAKYFSLRHLGVSSDKLRITYVKALRQNRAHMVLTYYATPDAMPLVLDSLIDGIQPASQRTDLLPVYSFNAEGLWLSGKGNKKVGDTKRLSRWQDVLKKMQAEGFPVETTN, encoded by the coding sequence ATGCTGGGCGGGCTGCGGGCCGACTGGGACTTTGCGCAGATCAGCCGGCGGGCGCAAGCGTTATATGGGCCGCTGGGCGAAGGGCAGCAACGAATCGATGCGTGGCAGCAATTGCTGGCAACCCAGAAGCAGATCCCGGAGCTGGCACAGCTCAAGGTGGTGAACCTGTTCTTCAACAAACAGGTGCGCTATGTGGAAGATATCGACTTGTGGCGTGAGGTCGACTATTGGGAAACCCCGATCCAGGCCCTGTGGAAGGGCGCTGGCGATTGTGAAGACTACGCCATCGCCAAGTATTTCAGCCTGCGTCACCTCGGGGTGTCCAGTGACAAGCTGCGCATCACCTACGTCAAGGCCCTGCGGCAGAACCGGGCGCACATGGTGTTGACGTATTACGCCACTCCCGATGCCATGCCGCTGGTCCTCGACAGCCTGATCGACGGCATCCAGCCCGCCAGCCAGCGAACCGACTTGCTGCCGGTCTACTCTTTCAACGCCGAAGGACTTTGGCTGTCAGGCAAGGGCAACAAGAAAGTGGGCGACACCAAGCGCCTGTCCCGGTGGCAGGATGTGTTGAAGAAAATGCAGGCCGAAGGTTTTCCGGTCGAGACGACTAACTAG
- a CDS encoding GntR family transcriptional regulator: MTQKPKPLSTIQVNGPIPAAQARAIIESSLREAILDGRLPSGTALRQQELADLFGVSRMPVREALRQLEAQSLLDVVQHKGAVVAPLITSSAVETYALRSVLEGFALRLSIPLLDDNDLALAAQYIEQLEGQTNYAEIARLNRLFHMSLYHKAPNAKLLDLVERELNEEERFLRFHLSSMGLGKLTQDDHRAMLAAAAAKDVAQAVHLLEEHLEKASVTMRRHLER; this comes from the coding sequence GTGACACAGAAGCCCAAACCGTTAAGCACCATCCAGGTCAACGGACCCATTCCCGCTGCCCAGGCCCGCGCAATCATTGAAAGCTCGTTGCGCGAAGCGATTCTCGACGGCCGCCTGCCCAGCGGCACTGCGTTGCGCCAGCAGGAACTGGCCGACCTGTTCGGGGTCAGCCGCATGCCGGTACGCGAAGCGTTGCGCCAGCTCGAAGCACAATCTTTGCTCGACGTGGTCCAGCACAAGGGGGCGGTGGTAGCCCCGCTGATCACCAGCAGTGCGGTCGAAACCTATGCGCTGCGTTCGGTCCTGGAAGGCTTTGCCCTGCGCCTGTCCATTCCGCTGCTTGACGACAATGACCTGGCCTTGGCCGCCCAATACATCGAGCAACTCGAAGGGCAGACCAACTATGCCGAGATCGCCAGGCTCAACCGCCTTTTCCACATGTCGCTCTACCACAAGGCGCCCAATGCCAAGCTGCTTGACCTGGTCGAGCGCGAACTCAACGAAGAGGAACGCTTCCTGCGCTTTCACCTGTCATCCATGGGCCTGGGCAAGCTCACCCAGGATGATCACCGCGCGATGCTCGCCGCCGCGGCAGCCAAAGACGTCGCTCAAGCGGTGCATCTGCTCGAAGAGCATCTGGAAAAAGCCTCCGTCACCATGCGTCGCCACCTCGAACGCTAG